The genomic stretch tcatctgtcggttcggcatccctcgccaattggtttccgacaatgggcggcaattcacagggaagatgctagatgattggtgcaaaagctacggcatcaaGCAACACTttacgtccgtggcttatccccagagcaacggtcaagccgaagtagccaatcgggaaattcttcgtattctgcgtgctcggctcgaccatttgggaggaagttggccagatgaagtgccggacgtcttatgggccatccgaacgactccaaaggaaaggacgggcgtcacgcctttccacctgatgtatggcggcgaagcggtcattcctgttgaagttggagtcgaatccgctcggatccaaagctatgatgagggcaacgccaAGCGGAGGAACATAGAGCTAGACCTagtagaagaagaaagagccaaggcgtccgtccggctgatggcatatcggcaacggatgaagcaaaattacaaccgccgtgtaatccccagatcattccaggtcggcgatcttgtctggaagaaagtcaagccggtcggcgacgtcggtaaattggaggcaccttgggcgggccccttcaaggttattgaaaagctccgctcgggcgcataatatttggaggatgaagacgggcggcagttagatcgaccgtggagtgcaaacaatctccagccttatcgagcggggtgaaaggtgcacgaatgtaaatcatttttgtatatgttaagtcgcccatgtccttgtaatgcaggaagcaaaattaatgcaaaggatggccaatggatCCGCCGATCGAcagcgtcaaaattagccttgaaggccgtcgagctccgacgttaaatatcgagagacgagccggcgtctataaaccctcgagcGAAGAGGAAGACAACGAGATACAAGCcgggcctataaaccctccgagacgCCGAGagtcgacgttaaatatcgagacgagcctgcgtctataaaccctccggcggaagaccgccgagccgcgttaaatatcgagagcgagcccgcgtctataaaccctccgaggcggaaggccgccgagctccgacgcgttaaatatcgagacgagccggcgtctataaaccctccgaagcggaagaccgtcgagctccgacgttaaatatcgagagacgagccgacgccataaaccctccgagcggaagatcgccgagctccgacgttaaatatcgagcgactataaaccctccggcggaagaccgccgagctccaacgttaaatatcgagagacgagccggcgcctataaaccctccgggcggaagaccgtcgagctcgcgGCGAATATTCGaggagagacgagccgacgtctataaacccttcgagcggaagatcgtcgagctccgacgttaaatatcgagagacgagccgacgtctataaaccctccgagcggaagaccgtcgagctccgacgttaaatatcgagagacgagccggcgtctataaacgtccgagcggggaATGCCAATAAAGAGAATACAGTTGCCCCAGAAACTCGCCCTCAATATCATtgtctctacgttccgctcggcccagcgcCAAAAGGTACTTGCTCGGTACATAGCGAAGGACCTCTGCTATCATAGCGGAAAATTAAGTAGGCGAAGTATTACATGTTTAGCCGAACGGTCGGGCAATGCCAGGCACttggtaaaaatccctttcgCATACTAGAAGTGTGATAATGGGAGAGCGGATGAACACATATTTTGGTTATGTAAAAAGACAGCAAATATAaagaaaacattgcattaaaggtAAATCTTTGAGACGAGCGACCCAATTACAAAAAAGGATAATATCCTGGCGAGTGGCCGAATTACAGAGaactactcaatataatcatagAGGTCCCTGGGAATGTCATTCAGAAGCGCCATTTGATCTGCGGCCGAGATAACCGCGGACTCGGGAAGATGCCCCTTCGACTTTAGATActtggtggtggcggtcatagccaggtcgaaggccgtgtacatccgctcgcagaccttctctgagaattcaggcgagcggatgtagctttgTCTTAAGACAGCGatccggctcggctcggcatcttggtattctttgaaagCTGTCTGGGAACCAgcaagggcctcattcagatgcTGAATCttgtccgcgtcggccgagcggtcTGCCTTCTCCttgtcgagctgctctgtcaactcttttatcttcagctccataccccgagcctccacgttcttcttctccagatcggagatagctgtatttttccgagtggtggccaaagTTACTTtagtgtcgagcgacttgacttgtcgctcagaCTCAGCTAAGGCatgggcctggtcggctgtcttcttctgctcggcagCCAGTATATCCTgggccttcttcagctccttctgcagatcggaatatgaagggcccttaaggccggacggaccaactaCGGCCTTCAGTTGTcgtagctcttcatccaccaaggctaagcggttggaaaccgcaatttcctccacccatctctggcaacaGAAAATTATAGTTGTTAGCGGCCGATCGGGAGGAAGGAAGACAAAACTTGGTAGATTATAAACTTACCcctgtggcctgctgcatatggctgttagcCAAATTCCCGATGGGGATCGAGAGCGTGCGCGGCGTGACGCGCCCACATCTCGCGAGAGGCCCTTCAGGTGATAGTGTGCTCGCGCAGTTGGTTGATCGGCCTCGAGGCGGCTCTTGGAttgggagatgaagagtgaccaaTGGTACGACCATGACCGGTCGTCGACATCGATtgggaggatcggtggccgcatCGCGAATGAATGGTCGGCGTTGACCTGGTTGGCGACCAGGCGGAAGGGTCTTGACCGGCAGCTTTGATTGGCGTGCCGGCTCGTCCCATTGAGAAGGCGTCCGGTCGCGACGAAATGGCCGACCTGCGCCTTGCCTCGAGCAGTGGCATTGGCCCGTTCGGGGGGCTGGACAGCTGAGGTAGCCGAGcgtaggggagtctccactcgacgcctcttttgtaagggctgctcatcctcccgagcggaaccttcctcgggggcagttcgTTCTCTTGAGGGGGTGGCGCCGCTAGCCACATTTTGTTGggaagcttgagcggccgactcagcctgagtcccgctctctccttcatgggatccgaccggctggatacccagtgCTTTCATTTCTTTGGCGGTCGCGGCTTCTAACGCTGCCGCCCTTCTCTTCAAAAtgccggccatcaccgaatccatgacgatgtccgctgcaaaagaAAGAAACGAAATCAGTTAGcgatcaaagcaaatgcccaagtaaagttcttaccgaagccggtcggaagaggagtccgtataggactcaagccgaagatgtacatcactccttcgtgaaggagcttgttgatgtcaagtcgcagaccggatAGCATATTTGCggcgtggagatagtccggtcgggtcttgaatttcttcagctcgggagtggggggtagactgacctgccactgggtcgagaagtttgcctgattgggcatacagatgtagaaaaaataatccttccaatgtttattggaagtaggcaacttgttgaagaagactaggccgggtcgagcttggaacatgaaggtgcccggctcggcttgcttggggtaatagaaataaaagaaaacttccggtcggagggggatgttgtgaatcttaaataagacgacaacaccgcagagaagacggaaggtattgggtactaaactaccgagcggcacaccgaaaaaattacagatgtctatgatgaaaggatgtactggaaaacgaagaccggcggtaaactggtctcggaagacacagaaaactccgcgcggcggcctgtgaggccgagcgAAAGGACCAGCTAAAtgaatttcgaaatcctctgggatttcaaaattgtctgtcaaaatatcgaagtcccgctgttcgaatcgggactgcatggtggtgtaccatgggccgagcgactgatctGCGGGAttggaagaactagccatgggccgatcggaaggaatcaaaaggcaaaaaggcaggagaaaaacaacagtaaacgaaaggaggtttcaaggatcgaaactgaggaAGAAAcgcggaggaaacaccggaaaggaggaaggaaagctaTAAAACCTTACTGCTGGGAAAGGGATCGCgaaaaaggcgccggagagcgtcggagagcagaaacaggatcgccggagctccaaagcgcaggggGCAATGGTTGGAATCGCGGAGGCAAAtgaggaagagaaagaaaaatgaagaatttatagggtcatggtcgggcggcctccaccgttggatccaggtcacgggaatcaaagcatgcatcgagccgtccatttcgaatcgcttcgatcacatcaaaacaccatgccaccgcTGCCGTGCGccgatggcattgctccacgtggcattcaatcattcggagcatttaatgaaagcatgatcaaccttaatgtcgaagattggcgtagaacacgaggagatccggtgaatgccatCGTTGACTCGCTTAAGGCTGTctctatggttggccgagcgggaggtgcTAGCACGGAGGAGCCGTTTGGCAAGAttcgtagtccagtcagtcggactattcgcctccttcgactagacttgaaggggaacaGGGGACCCAGCCctgtgaagtcaacgccacgtggaagtcaaagcggcagttgtccatccggaaaGGGCCGGGCCCGACCGGACGTCCGACcggccgtccggtggaatcgaacgtccggagggatgggtccgatcggctggtCGACCGGACGatgttcggctgatggttaaaggcgccctatcGAAattagggttccggcgctcattggaaaaggtcgcagggccgagcggactgtaCGCTCGatcaaagccataaggtaacactgctaatagtctccacaaagcacgtggtgGGGGACcttcccaagtaaaccaccgcatatgtccggccggatgttgagggagctgtccgcccggacgctagatctggcgcaaaggggaaaaggacaaaggaggtctttttctgacagcaggtatgtttcacgtgtagaccatgctccaaatcttgtgacaggggattccgacgtcccatcgaggacatgctgagactgtagcagtatgggttagggaagctcactgacaagcccttactggggtatgggccatggacacgtgtacacctcggtaggtgtacactcacttcttcactgccctatataaaggccctcattcttcgccggaggtacgtattCTACGAGTCTCGGAGCCACTTTCTTTCTATTGAGTttcacctgacttgagcgtcggagggtcgccgccgggaaccccttcccggcccgacttctgtgcaggttcaccggagcttcggaggcctacgccatcgactaggagcgcgccacgtgcccagcgtcctttggttcggcgattcggacaggatcaattgcttctctaaatttagggaataaaatctctaccctaaaaataaaataatatttgtttttaatctctcttcttccactcaatctttttaatctctctccttctactcattccataaatataataataaaaaaatagaagaaaaagaagaaaataataaaaaattaaggatgatgaaAATTTTAAGATAGTTGATGTAATGTATAATGAAAaatgattgtctaaatttaatcaaatgagtcatttattttagattttagatatagtaataaaaaaattgatgtgATGCTCCAACTACTTAAAATTTCAACTAATTTTTatacaatttaaataattttaactatggataaaaaaatatttagactTTAGAATTTAGTATTCAAAGTGTTAGGTTCAATTATACTTATGTAGCAActatctaattaattattataactcttttaaaataaatttgactaacttaaaataattttgatataaatttaaataattttatttaagtccGTAAAAAAATTTGACAATTGATATAAAATATTTGATAGCGGGGAAGAAAAACTTTTGACAATTAAATGTCTTCGTGTATCTGTTCCCTAGCCAGTGCCGAAAACAACACCTAAGTAAAATTTCTTGTTCATctcaaacattaaaaaaaaaaaaagttttgtgaattaagaaaagaaaaagagattcTAAGCTGACTACTGAAATCAACCATTTAAAACTTGAAAAACATGAAACATCGCCCGATCGTATTGCATCCACATTCATACTATTCAAAAGCTAACATCCCTGGCCAGTTACTCGTTGCATTTGGATTCATAGTATTCAAAAGCTCAAGCTAAAGTACCAACATATTATTTCTATGTCGAAGGCACACATATACTACGGCCTCAAACAAAAGCACAAACGGAACAAATAGCAGTAGGTTAATTGCAAGGCATCATAAACTACTCTTATCTAGGCTGCCTGTAGTAGCTATAAGCGACTGCGACAGAAGCAATGGCTGTGACCACAGCAAGTGCGGCATATGCATCTTCTCGTTCCCAGCTCTCAAACCAGGTAGGCAACTTGTAGAGCTTCCTGGTGCGTGGACCTTGGTTGTTGCTAGCATCACGGTATTTGTTGCTGCTCTCCTGCTCAATCTCTTGAGCACTTTCATCTTCAGTTTTGCTCACTATGGGTTTTTCCTTTGGTGTAACTTGGCAGCAAGTAGAATTTGGATTCCCTTGACAACAACTCTCAACAGGTGTTGCAGCATTAGTGCCGCCATTAACAGAGGCATTGATGAACTCTTTATTATTGTTTTCATCTGATCCCACATCAGGCTGGACTTTGAGAAGATTCAGAGCGGCTTTCTGTTCATCCTCAGATAAACCCATTTGTCCCCTGATCCAACATGAAACTAATTGGTTCAATTGCACAAGGTTTGCTTCTATATAAAGCAAGATAATGAGTGTCAAAGCATTCTTTCTGAATATGCAAAGAATAGATGGTGAATGACTTCTATTTTGCGTGATACTTCGAGCACAATTCAAATAAATATATGACCTCAAGCAAGACAATAAGGTACCTCCAAAGATGCtctataatttttccttttccaatGTGTTGCTCCAGCAATGTAGGTACATCCTCAGGAGTCACATAACCATACCTTAGGCACGACAAAAACAAAAAACCATTATTTCCACTTTAAAGAATATATAAGAGAAGAGCAATGTCATAGAAACAAAATATGGAAGAGAAATGACGACAAAGAACTTATACCATATGATATTTTATCCTTACCAATGACCGGATACTGCTTCACTGACAGTTGGGCTAAATATGATAACATTTCCAGCATACTTATGACCACCAATGTGAGAGCAAGGACTAACAAATACTTCACCCTGTAGACCTCGTGATGAGATCTCTTCCTTGAATCGTTTAATCAGAACAGGACCGCAAACACCACACCTGCGATCTCGACTACCATGAGCACATACAAAGATATATGAACCTGAAAGTGGCTCAGGTGGTTTAGGATTCCACTCGGAGTTTTTCTTAAGCACTTCATCCACAAAAGGTTCAACGTCAAAATGTGTCAATTGCCTACAATTAACAAATCCAATCCAAAACTAAGAAGTGTGAATATACATTCTGCTGCTTAGTAGACTTTAAGCTTATTTACTAACCTGTATCTTATCATATCTGGAAAGATCAACACATCGCCATTTGAGAAATCAGTGCCATCTTCTCCTTGAGATATAGTGAGACGAGTCTATGAAAACCGGTGCAAAAAGAGTTTCAAGCCAAGACATAATGAGTATAACTTTAATTCGCTTAGGATCCAACCTTATGCATTTCATCTTTCAATAAAAATATACAGAAAGGGCTGTACAGGAAGAAAAAAACTATTTTTGTGTCCGTAAATAGAATGAATCTATGGCATCACAatctataaataaaaaataattcatcACTAAATAGTGATACAATCAACAAAAACCAACAACCCATTAAACTGTATAAAACGATCAACATAGTTCAAAAAAAAAGAGGATCAGAATCAGCCAAGTCAAAAAAAACTTAATATTGGTCATCAGGGTCAATAGGTTTGGAAGAGGAAAACCTAACAATGGATTGATTTTATAACTGTGCTGATTATTTCCAAAGATTCCATCCGCCAATTTGGTAAGAATGGAATGCTCTATTCAATTCATGCTGGATTCCTACCAATTCCAACTAGATGTATCTGGTCATTTCTGCCAATGTTCTGTCATAGCTTGGAGGGTGTCTGTTTTCTTGTTGTGTCTCAGATTGGTTACTGTGTTATCAACTTGGGTTGGCTGATTAAGATTGAAATTAACCAATTCAGTCAACTATGAAAATGCTACACCTCATTGTGAAAAGAATTATGATATTGTGTGACTAGATAAATGGCGCATCCAAGAACTGTCTGTATGGAGAAAGGTCCACTAGAAATGTTAGAATGGATGGACAAAGAAAGACACTAATGGGAGGAACTATTCTAAACCAATGATCTATTAAAACTAATGAAATTATGAACACCATATAAAATGCAGCACTGGCAGAAATGATGAGCACAAATCTCAAATTTTCGGTGGGATGTGCCAGCATTCTTGAAGCATGAAGGTGCCAACTAGTTCAACTGGTAACGTTTGCCAAGATGTTGAGTTCCTAACCTGCCTTCGTCAAAATATGATGACCTGAGGAATCTCATAAATTTGCCAGCACTCTTGAAGCACaaaggtgccaactagtttagcTGGTAAGGTTTTGCCATGGTGTTGTGTTTGAGACCCACCTTCAAAATATGATGGCCTGAGGGatttcataaatttatctaaaaaatATTCATGAGGCACATTATGCTTATTGACTACAATTACACAATCTAGGGGTTCTCCTATCTTCAAATCTATGTCAAACTTTTATCAACGAAAATTTTTTAGCTCAAAATCATACATTGTATCATCTGAAGATCCTACTTGTCACACATGATGTGCAGAGGGAAATATAGGATATCAAAATCAATGGTAACATGCCagaaatattctttcaaaaaaaCATGGCATTTACGGCTCATTAGTTCTTCATTCAAATAGGAGAAACAATTTATGATGTGTCTAAAAATTCATCTGACGAAGCCATGCCATACTGCACAGCCACTCAGTTGCAGTTCTTAGCCTGAAGTGTAACTGCAGTGTACCATTTCTTGATACCCTCAGCTCTATTACTGTATGATCAAAATGCACATGCATATGGACTGGTAGGTGGCTTATTTGTTAGATATCTACTAAGTTAGACAAGATATTTCGGTAGGCTTTTTTCTTTCCTGGATCAAAACTTTCCACCTATTTTCTGACCTACAGCTGAATTATAGCAGCATGTACTTCCTCCTTTTTCCTTGAGAGAACTAGTCTGTTCTCCCTTTTTATCTTTTTTtcaatgaaaaaaaaactaactagTTAAGAAATAATGACACGAGAACTTTTTTGAACGCAGGAACAAGAATTAGGGCAAGCATCCAAGATATCCCGTTCATTACACACATCCATTGCGGATACGACAAAGGATTTGAAGCATTAGTATTTCATAATTTATCAACTAAAATATGATCAGCATACACTTTTTGCTCGCATGTCGGAAAGAGAAGTCGGATCAGCATATGCGCTCGCATTATTAAATTTATGGAATTCCTAAACGTCAGGTacgccattttttttttttttgaaaaaaaggtTCACCTTCTTACTGATCGAAGACTTAGAAGCTTTGATCTCCGCCGCTAGTAGCCTCGGCAAGCGGTCGGAGTCCGACCCCTCAACATTCGGAGGCCAGACCTCAGGCGACTTGTAGCAGAGGAACAGGTGGCGATCGTAGGGCTGGACCGTCCCCACCAGTAGATTCTTCCCAAAATCCGGCCTTTGGAATCCGCACTCCGCGTCTTCCCCGGCGCTAGGAGGAGCAGCTCCCCCGCCTCCTGCCGCCGCTACCTCGGAGGCGGCAGGGACCACGTCGGCACCCTGCAGGGCCCCGTTTTGGGACTCCGGCTGGGGCGCGAGGGGAGCGGTTCCGTCTCCGCCGGAAAAGGCGTTCGGGGAGGAGAGAGAGGGGGAAGCCATGGATCGACGAGGGTTGGAACGGTTACGGCGCAGATCGATGAAAGCGCGAGCGACGTCGTAGCATTTGGGGAAATGAGAACGCTTATGTATTGGTACCGACTGTATTGTTCATTATCTTTTTCTTATTTAAAAATGTATTATTTTGTCGcttcaagtaaaaaaaaattaaattatttatgtaACAAACCTGAAAATTTCTGTCTCTGTGAGTATATAAATACAGtaggttaaaaaaatatttttatatttccaATAAATATAGGTTGAATTTATCTATTTTTAATATATCTAACTAATTattgtattaaaaaaaatgaaggcCGGTACATTGTACAATGAAAAGATATTAGGGGTGCGTTTGATATgtgcgtttttcattttcattttctagaaaacgctagttatttttttagaaaacaagcacgaaaaacacaaaccaaatattattttttagaaaacgtgtgtttttcagaaaataaaattaaaaacgcGCGTATCAAACGCACCCTAGATGTTCCGAAATAATAGACTAATAATTAGATGGGGATCCATTATTAAAGTATGTTCATGAGAATAAATTTCTCTAATCATTTAACACTCAATTATAAATtgatcatttatatttttatataatttaaaaataaaatatgaggAACACCATcatctaaaataaataaaattatcttaTAATAAGGTATTTGATaaatttatagagtactatatttCAAAATTCAACTGGACAACAATATATTTTAGAGTGGATTTTTTTTTCACTAATCTCGTGGGTTGGGTTGGGTTGGGTTGGGCGTGTGTGACCGTTAAATGACGCATTTTGACTTTGTTATATAAAATGACTTCGAAAAAAGTGTTGGTGtggttagtactaacggtctaactcaggttttgataaataataaagtatgttaagttaaatttgttgtgatctaacacttttactgagtgtgcaggagaattCCAACTAGGTCAACAGGTCGACCAGATaattggtacgaagtccagataggtcgatgagcTGACCGAATGTCTAGCACAAAGttcagctaagtcgacgggccgaccgaaaAGTTGGTACGAAGCCCATTTAGGTCGACGAGTTGACcggataactggcacgaagtccagacagatcgacgggctgatcggatgtatgacaggtaagttaaggtaagtcactggaggggtgTGACttggtgagaacgcgttccccgttcgagggaacaataggcgtcaatCTAACTTAGAtcaatttcagaaatctaagttgagatcttgactagattatgGTCTCGaagagatagaatctaattactactctgtttgaatataattgtgctaacgctttgttttgtagggtagtataaattgtattttgcctcggactaacattttcttacagGAAAAGGATTTcctggaaaatggtggtccgggcgcGGAGCTGATCCAGgcccccggaagggatccgggtgcccgaaatataaaattctatctcGACGCAAACATGGAGCGCACTGGTTGGTTGGGCCTATGTcacagtccaagcgcccggaagggatccggacgcccggagcttcctatataaaGAGGCCACCACTTA from Zingiber officinale cultivar Zhangliang chromosome 5B, Zo_v1.1, whole genome shotgun sequence encodes the following:
- the LOC121984504 gene encoding uncharacterized protein LOC121984504, encoding MASPSLSSPNAFSGGDGTAPLAPQPESQNGALQGADVVPAASEVAAAGGGGAAPPSAGEDAECGFQRPDFGKNLLVGTVQPYDRHLFLCYKSPEVWPPNVEGSDSDRLPRLLAAEIKASKSSISKKTRLTISQGEDGTDFSNGDVLIFPDMIRYRQLTHFDVEPFVDEVLKKNSEWNPKPPEPLSGSYIFVCAHGSRDRRCGVCGPVLIKRFKEEISSRGLQGEVFVSPCSHIGGHKYAGNVIIFSPTVSEAVSGHWYGYVTPEDVPTLLEQHIGKGKIIEHLWRGQMGLSEDEQKAALNLLKVQPDVGSDENNNKEFINASVNGGTNAATPVESCCQGNPNSTCCQVTPKEKPIVSKTEDESAQEIEQESSNKYRDASNNQGPRTRKLYKLPTWFESWEREDAYAALAVVTAIASVAVAYSYYRQPR